The DNA sequence TCTTTGCAACAATACTTCACATCAACTGAGAAATGGAAGAGTTATCATTCAGATGAAAAACCCAGGGAGGTAAGGTTTATAAGgggtaatatttatatttttcccccattccccattattttgtatttttgttttattcagacaggtagaaacagagagggtaacagatacATGGGATTGCAGCAGAAAGtgtcatggttttttttgtttttgtttttttttgggggggggggggggtcttttaatggggaaaatgtaaaataaattaatccttaaaaatcatttttatgaattaatattttgaaatactcaaatataaaagtaattaaaattttaatacgcacacacacattcataaaacattttatttggaatCTAGATCTGTATTTATGGTTTAGATTGTATTTTCTTTGGAACTGTATGGTTTAAAATGCAATAGTTGATTTGGGGAAAGAGGCTATATTTCAATGTGCAGGTATGTCAAAAAGCATGCTCttgaacaaaactgaaaaaagtaatatatttaCCGTGACAGCAATACTAAAGATAACATCAATGAGggctttttgaaaaaatgaaaagccatCACTTCTAGTGTCGTAGATCAAGCACTGGCCCTGACCGTCTCACTGCCAGCAGTAACGTTGCGAAATCACACGTTTGTCATTAAAACCTCGAGTGGAACTTTTTAGTGGCACAGTCCTATTGTAAAAGTTTAAAGTGTCACTGTAATCCGTACAGATCTGTCGCCGCGcaagaaataaaatcatttacTTTGAGCGCTCAAGGACACTGTAGTTTATGAGGGGGGCTTTATGATTATGATGTGTTTGGCACAAAGACAGGCATATTTTTTATCGTCTTTTGTTGGTATGACTTCATTTGTGCAACGGGGTGAAATTAAAGCTATCTGAAATGTGTAAATCAGTAACCAAACTGTCCATTTCTCTTTGCTTTGGTGGCAAACTATGTCTGTTCCATCAGCCATCACAGCAGAATTAcccattcttaaaaaaatgcaatgttttcacACCCATCCATTCATTCACCTAAAGACACTAACCTTGTACAGTACAGTCAAAATGTGAATGCAGTGAAATGTTCATCCCTCTTTGCCAAGATAATAAATTCAACACATTTACGACGCAACAAATATTTTCActcaactttttttatttgagaaaagtTATGAATGAGAGTAGAAACTTCAAATTTTAATACGTTTTAATTTGGATTAAAATGTGAGATAATTGATGGGCAGGTGCAAAAACCTCCTGAAGGCGTTCATACAACAGAGCCAAGCAGGCAGCAGCTGAGCAAACACGCATGTTTCAGCACAACTCCTTTGTCCAAAATGGAGGCCCGTTTTGGTGGTTTTCTCTGGTTCAGCCCATTCCCCTCTCTTGCGCAGGCTTGTTGTGCCGGGGACACAGTCAGCACACGGATGATGTGTTTTTATGGCATTGGAAAGTACTGTGTTTCTGCCTCCGTGGCTCTGCGTCGGGGTCGCTGACCCCAGGACACATGTGCAGGGCACTTGGCTTTTTCCTATGAGGCTCACATTATATGACAACATCCGTaattattcatacattttttaaaatcatgtgcgATTTAAATCAGTGTTACTCAAATAACCTCGGAATTAACTTGCatgtaattgaaaaaaatgctaaattctcatatacacatgtatgtactgcatgtctgtgtgtgtgtctgtgtgtgcatgcgtgcgtgtgtgtgtgtgtgtgtgtgtgtgtgtgtgtgcgtgcgtgtgtgtgtgtgtgtgtttcagagggCAGGGTGTGTatttgtcagtgtttgtgtgtatgtgtgtgcatgtgtgtgttcgtggTGTTGGAGGTATGGTGTTTCTGGCTGATGGTTGGGGACACACTCCCTTTCAGAAGGTCCACCGTGCTGGGGAGGTGAGGTTCTGGTGAGGCAATGGTGCAGAGCTCAGCGCTCTCTTAAATAAGGCCCAGAGAACTGACCTCGCGTGCGGCCCAGTCCTGGCGCTCGCCGTCTCCATGCCGACAGCCTCTCtatacagaacacacagagccGCAGAGGACGTGATGCACTCCGttcataaaaagagaaaaagatggagagagtgagagagagagagatagagagaaaggtGGTGGGGAAGGCATTTGTATCACAGTTACAGTGAACCCTGCAATATTTCTGTCCCATTGTGAGCACAAACTAGCAAAATAgtgtcctttctctctccattcagTCAACCTCTCTCAACAGCAGATGGTTTTGCACAGCCACTGATGGCTTCCATAAAATATAAAGAAGGAAAAACTGTGTAATACACTGGACGAGCATGAAATAAAGGTATGAGAACGAGAGTCCCCTCAGTAGCAGTGAAAAGCCAAGACTGTTCCGGAAACTGCTCCCGGGAAACACATTGGGAAGGGGAAGGTGATGGAGTCCACGCTGCTCTCACACCTCTCCGACAGGTGAGTGACCCCACGGTCAGCCATTGGCCCCTGAGCTGTGTGCCAACGCTGTGGTGTCACAATAAAAGTTTATGGTTATGGCGCGGTGCGAGCGGAacggctgggggcggggccgggcggtGATGAGCCAATCGAAGGGACGCGTGTATTTAAAGAGGGAGCGCACCCGCATCTCCTCACCTGCCAAACGAATCCTCCGCCGGGACCTTCCTCTCTCGCTTCGCTGTCTTCTTCGCTCCCTGCAGCCGCCAACCGTCACCTCAACCCGCCATGGCCTTCAGCGGCAAGTACGAGATGGAGAGCCAGGAGAACTACGAAGAGTTCCTCAAGCGCATCGGTGAGCTGGCTTTTTAATCaccttaaaacattttttttgttatacttTTTAACTTTAATGTGAAAACTGTCGTACAGAATGTGTCTATTTGCAAACCGAGCACTCctgaagaaattatttttttcaaacagtcCCGAGAAGATCACTTTGCCTCTGTTGTTCTCTGACATTTCTGTCAAGCTATTGAGGATGAAGCTTCAATAAACACTGACTCTCAGATTCCAGCTAGGGAGGCATCTTAACACATTTTAGGAATGGTGTCATCGTATATTACACAGAATCGGTTTGTGGAAACACTGCACTGTTAAAAATCTCAGGGTTTTATTCTCAACATTGTTAGCAGCCTGTTTCAAGCAGAAATCTGAAAAGGGTCTTTATCCTGATCCTGGCTCTCACTCTCGAAAACTCAGGAATTCCCGATGATGTCATCGAGAAGGCCCGCACCTTCAAGACCGTGACGGAGGTGGTCCAGAACGGCAACGAATTCACCTGGTCCCAGGTGTACCCCAACAGGACCATGACCAACAAATTTATCATCGACCAGGAGTGCGAAATGGAGACCATGGCTGGGATAAAGTTCAAGGTCAGAAGATGCACTTGCATCACCTCACTTCCACACAAGAGGGTGCTGTTGCACAGGCATTGCTCCGTCAGACACCTCTTAATTTGGCCAGTTTAAGGGATGttttacatcacatcacattattGCTTTTTAGCAAATGGTCTCATCATGTATGACagaattatacatttttacattgtacttAATCATTAGTCATTCACCTTAATTCAGGTTAATCACATGGACACAGTGGCAGTGTAGGTATTGAACCAACAACCTTAGAAGCCCAGTTTCCGAATCACGACACCACACAGCCACCATGTATTGTCGCCTGTTCCAACCCAATGTCAGAAACAGTGCCTGCTCCCTTCGAACAGAAGCTGAAGGCACACTAAGACTAAACACAGAGTTAGTATGGATCAGGGAGCCAAACAATGgacaacaaatgaataaattaattattgctCTATTTGATTATTCAAACGGGAAAAATGTATTAGGGACAGCTGCTTCAGTGGAAGCATTAAGTCTGGA is a window from the Anguilla anguilla isolate fAngAng1 chromosome 3, fAngAng1.pri, whole genome shotgun sequence genome containing:
- the fabp6 gene encoding gastrotropin; the protein is MAFSGKYEMESQENYEEFLKRIGIPDDVIEKARTFKTVTEVVQNGNEFTWSQVYPNRTMTNKFIIDQECEMETMAGIKFKATVTMDGDKICASFPKYQQTVQLSGDKLVECCTVSGAKGTVTMKRISKRI